The region GCACCTGCGACTCGGCCTGGATCAGGTAGCGGCCATCGGTGCACAACACCGTCCGCTCCTCGGTCCCCGGCCCGTCCGCGGCATGCACCATCAGGGCCGCGTTGGAGCCGGTGAAGCCGGTCAGGTAACGGATGTTGAGCAGATCGGTCACCAACATGGCGTCCAGTTCCTGCTCGCGCAGGCGGTTGCGGAGGGCGTTTCGTCGGTGGGCGTGCGACTCGGGCATGTTCCGGAGCCTAACCCGGGAAACGACGAAACGGCCTGGTCACGCGAACGTCGGCGGGAAGCCGCCACGGTCCGGCCGGAATCGGTTGTCGGTGCCGAGCGCTAGCCTTCCGGCATGTCTCTGTCGTGGAGCGCGCTCGCCAGCCCTGTCGGGGAGCTGACGGTGGTCGCAACCGCGTCCGGGGTGTGCCGGGTGGCCTTCTCCGGACCGGACGAGGTGCTCGGCGAATACGCCGGAGCCGAGCTGAGCCGGGACACCGGCATCGCGGCCGAGGCCGCGCGCCAGCTCGGCGAGTACTTCGCGTGGCGGCGCCGGGAGTTCGACGTGCCGATCGAATGGGCTCCGCTGGAAGGGCTGCGGTTGCACGTGCTGCGCACCTTGTTAGAGCTGGTTCCGTTCGGCGAAACGGTCAGCTACAAGGGGCTCGCGGAGCTATCCGGGCGGCCGGAGGCTTCGCGGGCGGTCGGCACGATCATGGGCGGCAACCCGGTGCCGTTGATCGTGCCGTGCCACCGAGTGCTGGCCAGTGGTGGAGGGCTCGGCGGGTTCGGTCCCGGGTTGGCGGCCAAGCGGCGGCTGCTGGTGCTGGAAGGCGTCCTGGAGCCGAGCCTGCTGGAGCTCGACCTGCTACCGGCCGGCCAGGAATAGGTGTGCATCACCGGACAATGGCGACCATTCCCGCTGTTGCCAATTTTCCTGCCCCCGAACGAGTATTTGCCGGTTGGCACGAAAAAACCGAGTTCCGCCACAATTCCAAAAAAATCATGACACCGGACCGCGCATGGGCCGGTCGTTCGAAGTCGATCACCGTGACGCTGACCCCGTGGCGACCGGCACCTTGGGTGTCGCGCCGATCCGCCGGATCGAGACGGAGAAGGCCGTCGCCAGCAGGCACAGCAGGCCCGCGCCGTACCAAGCAACGGCGTAGTCGCCGAACTCGTCGCGCACCACGCCCGCGATGCTGGCGATGGCCGCCGCCCCGACCTGGTGCGATGCGAAGACCCAGCCGAACACCACCGAGGCGCGGGGCCCGAAGTGCTCCCGGCACAACGCCAGGGTCGGCGGCACGGTGGCCACCCAATCCAGCCCGTAGAACACCACGAACAGCACCATGTTCGCCTCCACCGAGGGCGCGAACAGCTGCGGCAGCAGGAAAAGCGAGACGCCGCGCAGGGTGTAGTAGACGGCGAGCAGGAACCGCGGGTTGACCTTGTCGGTCAACCAGCCCGACGCCACGGTGCCGACCACGTCGAAGATCCCGATCACGGCCAGCAGCCCGGCGGCCGTCGTCGTCGGCATCCCGTGGTCGTGCGCGGCAGGCACGAAGTGTGTGTTCACCAGCCCGTTGGTGCTCGCCCCGCAGATGGCGAAACCACCGGCCAGCAGCCAGAAAGCCGGTACGCGGGCCGCGTCGCGCAGGGTGCGCAGCGCGAGCGCGGCGGGATTGCCGCGCTCTCGCACCGGCTCGGGCTCCTCGCCCGTCGCGCCGTAGGCGGCGACGCCGACGTCGCGGGGGCACTCGCGCATCACCGCCCACACCAGCAAGCCGACCAGCAATGCCGTCGCGGCGATGGCCAGCGAGGCGACGCGCCAGCCGAATTTCTCGACGAGGACGGCCGCCAGCGGCAGAAAGATCAGCTGCCCGGTCGCGCTGCCGGCGGTCAGCACGCCGCTGACCAGGCCGCGCCGCGCCACGAACCACCGATCGACCACAGTGGACACGAAGGCGAGCGCCATCGATCCGGTGCCCAGCCCCACCAGGAGTCCCCAGCACACCACCAGCTGCCAGCTGGCCGTCATGAACACCGTCAGCCCGCTTCCCGCCGCCACGAGCAGCAGCGCGGTGACGGTGACCCGGCGGATGCCGAAGCGCACCATCAGCGCCGCCGCGAACGGCGCGGTCAGGCCGTAAAGCAAGAGGTTCAGCGATACGGCGGCCGAGATGACGCTGTGCGGCCAGCCGAATTCGTCGTGCAGTGGATTCATGAACACGCCGGGAACCGACCGGAAGGCCGCCGCGCCGAGCAGGGCGATGAAGGCGACGCCCGCCACCCACCAGGCGGGATGGACGCGGCGCGCGGACACAGTGCTGATCACGTCGTCAGTCTTGTCGACGCCCCGGCACCGAACTAGTGGCCGGAAGGACAATATGTGAGAAGATTCGGCCATGACGACGCCCAGTAGCCCGCACCGCATCGCGGTGCTCGGCATCCCGCAGGTCGTCGGCTTCGACCTCGCGATCCCGTCGCAGATCTTCGCCGGCGCCCTCGGACCGGACGGCGAACCGCTCTACGACGTCCAGGTCTGCAGCCTCGACGGTGGCCCGATCCGCACCACCCGCGGCTTCTCGATCCTGCCCGAATCCGACCCCGGCTTCCTGACCGCGCCGGACACGCTGATCATCCCCGGCACCCACGTCGAGGGGCCGTGCACCGACGGCAGCCTGGACCCACACCTGGCCGACTACCTCGCCGGGCTGCCCGGCACCACCCGGATCATGTCGATCTGCACCGGCGCCTACGTGCTCGCGGCGGCCGGCCTGCTCGACGGCCGCCCGGCGACCACCCACTGGGCGCACGCACGCCGCTTCCAGCGCCTGTACCCGCAGGTGCGGCTGCACCCGGACGTGCTGTTCGTGGACGACGGCGACGTGCTGACCTCGGCGGGGGTGGCCGCCGGGATCGACCTGTGCCTGCACGTCATCCGCCGCGACCACGGCAGCGAGGTCGCCAACTCCGCGGCCCGGTCCAGCGTCGTGCCGCCGTGGCGCGACGGTGGCCAGTCCCAGTACATCGAACGGCCGCTGCCGGAGACCGGCGACACCGGCACCGCATCCACGCGCGCGTGGATGCTACAGCGGCTCGCCGATCCGCTCACGCTGGACGAGGTAGCGGCCCAGGCCGGGATGAGCGTGCGGACCTTCACCCGGCGGTTCCGGGGCGAGACCGGCACCAGCCCGCTGGACTGGCTGCTGCAACAACGCATCGAGCGCGCCCGCCACCTGCTGGAGTCCACCGATCTTCCGATCGACGCGGTCGCCGAGCAGTCCGGCCTGAAGACCGCGTCCTCGTTGCGCAAGCATCTGCGGCTGCGCCTGGGCACCAGCCCCGCCACCTACCGCCGCACCTTCCGCCGCGTCGACCAGGTCGGTGCCGGGCGGTGACGTCAGCGCCGGAGGTCTCCTGCCGGGGCGTGCGCATCCCACTCCTGCCGGGAGACGTCCGTGACCGGA is a window of Saccharopolyspora phatthalungensis DNA encoding:
- a CDS encoding methylated-DNA--[protein]-cysteine S-methyltransferase; this encodes MSLSWSALASPVGELTVVATASGVCRVAFSGPDEVLGEYAGAELSRDTGIAAEAARQLGEYFAWRRREFDVPIEWAPLEGLRLHVLRTLLELVPFGETVSYKGLAELSGRPEASRAVGTIMGGNPVPLIVPCHRVLASGGGLGGFGPGLAAKRRLLVLEGVLEPSLLELDLLPAGQE
- a CDS encoding GlxA family transcriptional regulator; protein product: MTTPSSPHRIAVLGIPQVVGFDLAIPSQIFAGALGPDGEPLYDVQVCSLDGGPIRTTRGFSILPESDPGFLTAPDTLIIPGTHVEGPCTDGSLDPHLADYLAGLPGTTRIMSICTGAYVLAAAGLLDGRPATTHWAHARRFQRLYPQVRLHPDVLFVDDGDVLTSAGVAAGIDLCLHVIRRDHGSEVANSAARSSVVPPWRDGGQSQYIERPLPETGDTGTASTRAWMLQRLADPLTLDEVAAQAGMSVRTFTRRFRGETGTSPLDWLLQQRIERARHLLESTDLPIDAVAEQSGLKTASSLRKHLRLRLGTSPATYRRTFRRVDQVGAGR
- a CDS encoding MFS transporter; the protein is MAESSHILSFRPLVRCRGVDKTDDVISTVSARRVHPAWWVAGVAFIALLGAAAFRSVPGVFMNPLHDEFGWPHSVISAAVSLNLLLYGLTAPFAAALMVRFGIRRVTVTALLLVAAGSGLTVFMTASWQLVVCWGLLVGLGTGSMALAFVSTVVDRWFVARRGLVSGVLTAGSATGQLIFLPLAAVLVEKFGWRVASLAIAATALLVGLLVWAVMRECPRDVGVAAYGATGEEPEPVRERGNPAALALRTLRDAARVPAFWLLAGGFAICGASTNGLVNTHFVPAAHDHGMPTTTAAGLLAVIGIFDVVGTVASGWLTDKVNPRFLLAVYYTLRGVSLFLLPQLFAPSVEANMVLFVVFYGLDWVATVPPTLALCREHFGPRASVVFGWVFASHQVGAAAIASIAGVVRDEFGDYAVAWYGAGLLCLLATAFSVSIRRIGATPKVPVATGSASR